AGAAAATGCCCAAAATCAAAAAGGTGGGATCATTGAAAAAGAAGCACCAATCCACCTATCTAACCTTGCTTTATTAGATCATAAAGCTAAAGATGTAAGACCAGTTAAAGTTAAATATGGAACTGATCCAAAAACCAATAAAAAAGTGCGTTTATCTCGCAAAACAAATAATCTTGTAGGTGGTCAATAATGAATTTGAAAACTAAATATAAGACAAAAATCGTTCCATTATTACAAAAAGAATTTGGCTTTTCTTCAGTAATGCAAGTTCCTAAGATCGAAAAGATCGTGATCAACATGGGTGTTGGTGATGCTACTAAAGATGCAAAACTATTAGAACTAGCACAAGCTGAATTGCAAGCAATTAGTGGACAAAAACCAGTCATTACTAAAGCACACTCTTCAAACGCTTCTTTCAAAATTAGACAAGGTCAAGCAATTGGTTGTAAAGTAACTCTAAGAGGTGAGAAGATGTGAAACTTCTTAGAAAAACTAATTAACATTGCCCTACCACGCGTAAGAGACTTCAGAGGTTTATCAAACCGCGCATTTGATGCTAGAGGGAATTACACTCTAGGAATTAAAGAGCAGATCATCTTCCCAGAAATTATCTATGATAATGTGAAGAAAATTCGTGGATTCGACGTTACGTTAGTAATTTCATCTGATAATGCTAAATACAATCACCGTCTTTTATTAGAATTAGGAATGCCTTTAATTAAGACTAAGGAACACGCAAATGGCTAAAACATCATTAAAAATCAAACAAGCACGTCATGCTAAATTTAAAGTAAGAGCTTACACAAGATGCAAACGTTGTGGTCGTCCTCATGCTGTGTATCGTAAATTTGGTATCTGTCGTTTATGCTTTAGACACCTTGCTTACAACGGTAGCTTGCCAGGTGTTAAGAAATCATCATGATAATAAACAGGGGTTAATAATAAACTATGCATTTTGATCCAGTAGCAGATATCATAACTAAAATAAACAACGCCAATCGTGCTAAGATTGTTGAGTTACAAACTGAAGCTTCTAAACTAAAGGTTGCGATCTTAAACATCTTACTTAATGAAGGCTACATTCGCGGTTATGAGATCTATGACAATAAAGAAAAAACAAAATCAATTTTAAAGATCAAACTTAAGTTTGATGAAAACCGCGTTAGTTCACTAAACGGAATAAAACAAATTTCTAAACCTGGTTTAAGAATTTATGTTTCAGCAGAAAAATTACCGAAAGTTTTAAACGGTTTAGGAATCGCGATCGTTTCAACAAACGAAGGTTTAATGACTGATAAATTAGCAAGAGCCAAGAAGATCGGTGGCGAAGTGCTTGCTTATGTTTGATAGAAAGGGTTAATATAAGATATGTCAAGAATTGGTAATCGAGTTATCACAGTTCCTAGCAATGTTAGTGTTAACCAAACTAAAGAACTATTAACAGTTAAAGGCCCGTTAGGTCAATTAGATCTTAAGTTAAAAGAAGGCAGCAAAATTAAGGTTAACGTAGAAAACAACGAAATCAGACTAACCCGTGGTGATGAATTAAAGCAAACTAAGATGTTACATGGTACTTACAATGCGTTAATTAAAAACGCATTAGAAGGAGTAACTGTTGGTTTTAAAAAAGAATTACGCTTAGTAGGTGTGGGTTATCGTGCTAGCTTAAAGGATAATGTTTTAAATTTACAATTAGGTTACTCACA
The nucleotide sequence above comes from Mycoplasmoides gallisepticum. Encoded proteins:
- the rplX gene encoding 50S ribosomal protein L24, whose amino-acid sequence is MQRIKKGDKVVIIAGKHKQKTGIVLQVFVKEQRAIVEGINMVKRHTKENAQNQKGGIIEKEAPIHLSNLALLDHKAKDVRPVKVKYGTDPKTNKKVRLSRKTNNLVGGQ
- the rplE gene encoding 50S ribosomal protein L5, whose product is MNLKTKYKTKIVPLLQKEFGFSSVMQVPKIEKIVINMGVGDATKDAKLLELAQAELQAISGQKPVITKAHSSNASFKIRQGQAIGCKVTLRGEKMWNFLEKLINIALPRVRDFRGLSNRAFDARGNYTLGIKEQIIFPEIIYDNVKKIRGFDVTLVISSDNAKYNHRLLLELGMPLIKTKEHANG
- a CDS encoding type Z 30S ribosomal protein S14, with amino-acid sequence MAKTSLKIKQARHAKFKVRAYTRCKRCGRPHAVYRKFGICRLCFRHLAYNGSLPGVKKSSW
- the rpsH gene encoding 30S ribosomal protein S8; the protein is MHFDPVADIITKINNANRAKIVELQTEASKLKVAILNILLNEGYIRGYEIYDNKEKTKSILKIKLKFDENRVSSLNGIKQISKPGLRIYVSAEKLPKVLNGLGIAIVSTNEGLMTDKLARAKKIGGEVLAYVW
- the rplF gene encoding 50S ribosomal protein L6 gives rise to the protein MSRIGNRVITVPSNVSVNQTKELLTVKGPLGQLDLKLKEGSKIKVNVENNEIRLTRGDELKQTKMLHGTYNALIKNALEGVTVGFKKELRLVGVGYRASLKDNVLNLQLGYSHPINLDIPKDLKVTVDKNTEITVSGIDKQKVGEFAIQIRKWRMPEPYKGKGVLYLNEQIIRKAGKTAEGKK